The Glycine soja cultivar W05 chromosome 4, ASM419377v2, whole genome shotgun sequence genomic sequence attaattaattacttccTACAAGCTTATAGTAAACTTATTCTCAATAGAAAGCTGAATACATTCATTTTGCTCATGAATTTAAGAGCACCACCAATACTTCTAAacataaattgaaaatagaacaaatttgttttagCTTCTTATTTATAccagtttataatttattaaaaacatattttccaaaaaataatcagaaccataataacaacaataacaataaaattcttACCTAACTAAATTAAATAGAGAGAACCCaaatattgtgaaaaaaaaaaaacagaatgaaCTACCGACTTTATTTTGGACGAAATGAACCACGGATCAGAGCAGGCCCATAAACTGCCAATCTAGGCCTGATCCATCTTCAGGCCCTGCTTATTGGACTTTTAAATAAActagttatctttttttttttggtgaagtcgtttataaattttatatattcaatcCGTCCAGTGTCCAGATTGAGTTTTCAGTTTTTACTTCAGACGCgtctaaaataataagaaaaagtgAGGAGGGTTTGCATGAGTGGAACATTTCACAAGTATAATTGTCATTGAAATAGATCTAGTTACAATTACAAAACTATGATTAAGTTGATAAATGaagctttcattttttttcctaaccCTCAAATTCATCACGAAAATGATCCACTAATTTAGTGTTcagttaagaaataaataaaatcaaacaaaaaattattttcaccaaAGCTCAAATAATAttcgaataaaaaaaactttcataTGAATTATTCTATCCAAAACGATGTGTTTTAAAATCCTGGACTATTTGTATTATTTCCTTAcccataataatatattttcacgTGCATTAACCTTTATTTTAGAGAAATTTTTTATCCTacgataattaattaatatttttttactaggaACTAGGAATATCCATTGCACTTGCTTGACGTGTCAATTCAGGATTTGTCGAGTCGAGATTTTCTTGTCCAATCCTCCTAGCAGCTAGTGACTAACTTGCACGTTCAGATTCTGGACCGCATAAAACCCCAGTTTGAATTTGGAAGAATCTAGACACATCCCTTGTCCTAATTATTAAGCTGCCATTGCTTTTAAAAAACTCCAGCttgatttatgtttttattttcttttttaagaaaatgtaaaCTAAACcgaagaaattaaaatagagagaaagaaaTCCAATAGAGTGAGTGAGTGTACTAACTACTAAGTTTGAGGCATGAAATGAAAGGACCCAAATATTATTTCATCATAATACTTCAAATTAAAACATTATCACCATACCCACAAATAGTGTGGGAGACGTGGTCACTCTAGTTGCCTGTCATCAACTATTACACCACATCCACACCCTTGTTAACTTAAAGATGTTATTCCCATTCTATCACATTTTGGTAATCTCTTAACATATAGAACACTACCCTGAACATAGTAAAGAAGCCAGTGCTAGGATTTGTTAGTGAAGCAATGGCTCAAACCATGTTGCTCATGTCTAGTGTCTCTAGCAGTTATTCCGTGGATTTGAAGAAAGACCTTTTCCTCCAATTGCAGAGTCAAAGTTTAAGGCCTAAGTTCTCTCAGCTCTCATTCAACCCACTTCCATCATcaacttcttccttttcttcacCCCGTACATTCACAACTCTGGCCCTCTTCAAATCTAAGACCAAAGCCGCTCCTGCTAAGACTAAGGTACTCTTTTTCcatattttataaaaggaaACTTGTGTCTAATCTAATAATGCTTCATTTTCAGCACACTGAATTTGGTTTCACGATATATTGCAGGTTACAAAGCCAAAGCAAAAGGTTGAAGATGGTATCTTTGGCACTTCTGGAGGATTTGGTTTTACTAAGCAGAACGAGCTCTTTGTGGGTCGTGTTGCTATGCTTGGTTTTGCAGTGAGTAAATCTTAGCTTATAAACTCCTTAATTATCACATCACAGGAGAATTGAGCGTATTTGATTAGTTCGGaagatttataaaaatatactcTTTTAAATCaagttgattttgaatttgcaccACAAGCATTAACAAAATGTTGCATTAATTTGCAGGCATCACTGTTGGGTGAAGGAATAACTGGGAAAGGAATTCTAGCACAATTGAATCTGGAAACTGGAATTCCCCTTTATGAAGCGG encodes the following:
- the LOC114410421 gene encoding photosystem II 22 kDa protein, chloroplastic-like — encoded protein: MAQTMLLMSSVSSSYSVDLKKDLFLQLQSQSLRPKFSQLSFNPLPSSTSSFSSPRTFTTLALFKSKTKAAPAKTKVTKPKQKVEDGIFGTSGGFGFTKQNELFVGRVAMLGFAASLLGEGITGKGILAQLNLETGIPLYEAEPLLLFFILFTLLGAIGGLGDRGKFVDDEPTTGGVIPPGKGFREALGLGSGPLFGFTKANELFVGRLAQLGFVFSLIGEIITGKGALAQLNIETGVPINEIEPLVLFNVLFFFIAALNPGTGKFVTDEGEDD